In Methanomassiliicoccales archaeon, the following are encoded in one genomic region:
- a CDS encoding FtsX-like permease family protein, producing the protein MKLQLNNSRAIKARTISSKLKRGLWYMSDKAINNRVSSRRLVVSSIRRRLFRNVATMACFAFIAGTILTAGFLVAGAQMSVQAGMDRLGADMIVIPYDPYAHSSGVFLTGQTSTSYFNESVTSGVVSTPGVLRASPQVYIGTLDDVSWCKYSVQIMGFDPSTDFSVIPLMESPLKTSLSNDQIIVGQSIQGAVGSSINVYGRDLTIMGRLETTGFSPDNSIYLNMAGAYALAADSSNILTNSTVTPGQISAVLVKADKTIGIDPVIYYISSMNPGTLVYPMNALGRQVSDQLSTTTQSLYLTALSVIIVSMPLVALIATMGASERRREIGLMRAMGATQSNVFILFFVEAVVLAVIGGVIGVAVSSGGLAAFQEPIADSLNISFLWPSMTTVMSEMSTALALAVGLAGVAAIWPAYRASKMEPYDAIRKGQN; encoded by the coding sequence TTGAAGTTGCAGCTAAACAACTCTCGTGCCATAAAGGCAAGAACGATTTCATCCAAGTTGAAAAGAGGACTGTGGTACATGTCGGACAAGGCCATTAACAATCGTGTAAGCTCGCGAAGACTGGTCGTCAGCAGCATTCGCAGAAGGCTTTTCAGGAACGTTGCCACCATGGCCTGCTTTGCCTTCATTGCCGGCACCATATTAACCGCAGGATTCCTGGTTGCCGGAGCACAGATGAGCGTGCAGGCGGGCATGGACCGCCTAGGAGCGGACATGATCGTGATCCCCTATGATCCATATGCCCATAGCTCTGGAGTATTCCTTACGGGCCAGACGTCAACGTCCTACTTCAACGAATCCGTTACCAGCGGGGTCGTGTCCACCCCCGGAGTGCTCAGAGCCTCACCGCAGGTCTATATTGGAACATTGGATGATGTATCGTGGTGCAAGTATTCGGTCCAGATCATGGGTTTCGATCCGTCCACCGATTTCTCCGTGATCCCGTTGATGGAATCCCCACTGAAGACAAGCCTTTCAAACGATCAGATCATCGTCGGCCAGTCGATCCAAGGAGCTGTCGGCTCCTCGATCAATGTCTACGGCCGTGACCTCACGATCATGGGCCGGTTGGAAACCACCGGTTTCTCCCCAGACAATTCGATATACCTGAACATGGCCGGGGCCTATGCCCTGGCAGCTGACTCATCGAATATTCTGACCAACAGTACCGTCACTCCCGGCCAGATATCGGCCGTCCTGGTAAAGGCGGACAAGACGATCGGCATCGATCCGGTCATTTACTATATTTCATCCATGAATCCAGGCACCCTTGTCTACCCCATGAACGCTCTGGGAAGGCAAGTATCCGACCAGCTTTCCACCACCACCCAATCGTTGTACCTGACCGCTTTGTCGGTCATCATCGTATCCATGCCCCTGGTGGCGCTGATAGCCACCATGGGGGCAAGCGAGAGAAGAAGGGAGATCGGGCTGATGCGCGCCATGGGGGCGACACAGTCCAACGTTTTCATTCTGTTCTTCGTTGAAGCGGTGGTGTTGGCAGTGATAGGAGGAGTGATAGGGGTTGCAGTCTCGAGCGGAGGCCTGGCAGCGTTCCAGGAACCAATAGCCGACAGTCTCAATATCTCATTCCTATGGCCTTCGATGACGACAGTGATGTCAGAAATGTCGACCGCCTTGGCATTGGCGGTCGGATTGGCGGGAGTGGCAGCGATTTGGCCGGCATACAGGGCCAGCAAGATGGAACCATATGACGCAATAAGGAAGGGACAGAATTGA
- a CDS encoding multicopper oxidase — protein MKDTKKNILRMLFVALICIAMLIPVGLSMSASAAPAKTPLDGSTVPKFTSQLLADIPVYVPIKVKDPQTGLMTDYYTIIASQFSEQILPTGYPKTTVWGYGGNCKDPLTGAFLGFVRNSPGPTIEATRGTPVNVAWVNGIYTKYMFATDPTVDWTNPNNMVTPTTPFNAFPPGYAQAQYPVTIATHLHGGETSAKYDGGPFNWVSWNGLHGPDYNTYTKTLPNAAVFHYDNQQAVGTLWFHDHAMGLTRSNVYSGLAGYYMLRDPADPIKAYLPSGKYEVPLAIQDRKFFTDGSLMFPSDSPPNPTIHPYWVPEFFGNVIMVNGVAWPNLNVDSGQYLFKVLDGSNARWYNLSMSNGMPFTVIASDENYLRSAVTVTSFQMAPGERYDVLVDFTGMGANTKIVMTNNAPAPFNTGYVPDAATNGTIMQFTVSGNPGFAPKTLPTILNPTLKTYPSLGMANVTVTRQLTLKEWQGPNGPQMVTLDGQQYSNPISELPHVNATEIWKIVDDTVDGHPIHWHLVNVQVIERQAYNQSKYDTDWLALNGGQLPFTSPTKNVNLNNYLIGSPTPASPYEQAWKDTVQANPGEVVTVIVRFAPAGPTLTSYPFDVTQGPDYVWHCHIVDHEDQDMIRPYRVVP, from the coding sequence ATGAAAGACACGAAAAAGAACATCTTGAGGATGCTCTTCGTAGCCCTGATATGCATCGCAATGCTGATTCCGGTAGGATTGTCGATGTCAGCTTCAGCGGCTCCAGCGAAGACCCCTCTTGACGGTAGCACTGTGCCCAAATTCACGAGCCAACTGCTAGCAGATATTCCGGTGTACGTGCCGATCAAGGTCAAGGACCCACAGACAGGGCTGATGACCGACTATTACACCATTATCGCTTCGCAGTTCAGCGAGCAGATCCTGCCGACCGGATACCCGAAGACCACGGTCTGGGGATACGGCGGGAATTGTAAGGACCCGTTGACAGGCGCCTTCTTGGGATTCGTAAGGAATAGCCCTGGACCAACGATCGAGGCCACGCGGGGAACACCGGTCAATGTCGCATGGGTGAATGGTATCTACACGAAGTATATGTTCGCCACCGACCCGACCGTTGACTGGACCAACCCCAACAACATGGTCACGCCGACCACGCCGTTCAACGCGTTCCCGCCAGGATATGCACAGGCGCAATACCCTGTGACCATAGCCACTCACCTTCACGGTGGAGAGACATCCGCCAAGTATGATGGTGGTCCATTCAACTGGGTGAGCTGGAACGGCCTGCACGGACCTGACTACAACACCTACACCAAGACCCTGCCCAACGCCGCTGTGTTCCATTATGACAACCAGCAGGCCGTCGGTACCCTGTGGTTCCACGACCACGCCATGGGACTGACCAGGAGCAACGTGTACTCTGGACTGGCGGGTTACTACATGCTCAGAGACCCAGCCGATCCGATCAAGGCCTACCTGCCATCTGGCAAGTACGAGGTTCCTCTGGCCATCCAGGACAGGAAGTTCTTCACGGACGGTTCGTTGATGTTCCCGAGCGACTCCCCGCCGAATCCGACCATCCATCCGTACTGGGTGCCTGAGTTCTTCGGCAATGTGATCATGGTCAACGGTGTGGCTTGGCCCAACCTCAACGTGGATTCTGGCCAGTATCTGTTCAAGGTACTGGATGGATCTAACGCCCGGTGGTACAACCTATCGATGTCAAACGGCATGCCGTTCACAGTGATCGCAAGCGATGAGAACTACCTGAGAAGCGCGGTCACGGTGACGTCATTCCAGATGGCACCGGGTGAGAGGTACGATGTACTGGTGGACTTCACGGGAATGGGCGCCAATACCAAGATCGTAATGACGAACAACGCACCGGCTCCATTCAACACTGGATATGTGCCAGATGCGGCCACGAACGGGACCATAATGCAGTTCACGGTCTCGGGCAACCCAGGTTTCGCGCCCAAGACATTGCCCACTATCCTGAACCCGACACTGAAGACCTATCCCTCTCTGGGCATGGCTAACGTCACTGTCACGAGGCAACTAACCCTCAAGGAGTGGCAAGGACCGAACGGACCCCAGATGGTCACCCTTGACGGACAGCAGTACAGCAACCCGATATCTGAACTGCCACATGTAAACGCTACCGAGATATGGAAGATCGTCGACGACACGGTCGACGGTCACCCGATCCACTGGCACCTGGTGAACGTTCAGGTGATCGAAAGGCAGGCATACAACCAGTCCAAATATGATACGGACTGGCTTGCATTGAACGGCGGACAGCTGCCATTCACAAGCCCCACCAAGAACGTCAACCTGAACAACTACCTGATAGGAAGCCCGACTCCTGCCAGCCCCTATGAACAGGCATGGAAGGACACGGTCCAGGCCAATCCGGGAGAGGTGGTCACCGTCATTGTGAGGTTCGCTCCTGCCGGACCGACCTTGACCAGCTATCCCTTCGACGTGACGCAAGGACCTGACTACGTCTGGCACTGTCACATCGTAGACCACGAAGATCAGGACATGATCAGGCCATACAGGGTTGTACCGTAA
- a CDS encoding ABC transporter ATP-binding protein encodes MIIATEVTKRYSNNDIVVNALDNASVTINDDEFVLIVGRSGSGKSTLLSVLGGLTRPTNGKVEFNGREIWSMNDSELSSLRSKEIGFVFQFPGLLPTLNAIENVMLPTMFSKNRDEAGKRAKELLESVGLGDKLRSFPHQLSGGELKRASIARALINNPSVILADEPTGDLDAETEQEIMTQFKEIGKQGKMIIMVTHNPDLSVFATKVLTMNKGKIS; translated from the coding sequence TTGATCATCGCGACCGAAGTCACCAAGAGGTACAGCAACAACGATATCGTGGTCAATGCACTGGATAATGCCAGCGTAACCATCAACGACGACGAGTTCGTCCTGATCGTAGGCCGTTCCGGCAGCGGAAAATCCACCCTATTGAGCGTCTTGGGGGGACTGACAAGACCGACCAACGGCAAGGTCGAGTTCAACGGGAGGGAGATATGGTCGATGAACGATTCCGAACTCTCCAGCCTGAGAAGCAAGGAGATCGGATTCGTCTTCCAGTTCCCTGGGCTCCTTCCAACCCTCAATGCCATCGAGAATGTGATGCTACCAACGATGTTCTCCAAGAATCGTGATGAGGCGGGGAAGAGGGCCAAGGAACTTCTGGAATCAGTGGGGCTGGGAGACAAGCTGAGATCATTCCCGCACCAACTTTCAGGTGGGGAGCTCAAGCGCGCATCCATTGCCAGAGCACTGATCAACAATCCCAGCGTCATCCTTGCGGATGAGCCGACCGGAGATCTTGATGCGGAAACGGAACAGGAGATCATGACCCAGTTCAAAGAGATCGGAAAGCAGGGAAAGATGATCATCATGGTCACCCACAACCCTGATCTTTCGGTGTTCGCGACCAAGGTCCTGACCATGAACAAGGGTAAGATAAGCTGA